Part of the Mangifera indica cultivar Alphonso chromosome 4, CATAS_Mindica_2.1, whole genome shotgun sequence genome, TAATTCTTGGAAATTACTTGATGAAAACTCAACAAAATGTTACTAGCTGTATTGTACTGACTTTTAGCTACTAGAGAGAATTTTTGTTGTAAATTGTGTTATTGACTTGAGAATTTGTCACTTGTAATTGGGCGTTGTCAGTGTTAGGGTtgtatttgaatcaaattgagtttgaacatGAGTTGACTCAAGTTCTTCTGGGTAGGTGGCTTTGAGGATATTCCATCACTTTGTGCCTTGCATATATTGATAGGTAGTAGTACCTGTACAAGCTGGCTGTGGGTATAAATGGATACAAGCAAATAGACAtcattatacataatttgatattCAGATATATTAAAAACTGTATAAATGGATACAAGCAAACtgacattattatattattatatgtaattccgtattcaaatatgttaaaatcTCTGTATGACtttgtataaaaataagatattgtTTCTGATGGATTAGGtcaaataatatgttaacaaAATTGAGAATTCCATAGTTTTTGGGGGATAGATCGAGAACTAAATGCTATTTCtccatcaaataaaaaaaactatttcattGGAAGAAACCGAGCATACTCGGCAGGcaacaatgaagaaaaaaacaatactAATAGTTGACTAGTGTTTTGTCTTATGCAGGCGGACAAACTCtagcaaattttttatttttgattgttGATGCTGTGTTCTCAATTTTCTATACGATGATTAATGAATCTAGCTAGCAAATGAGAAGAGTGTCTTATGTACAACTTATAATAAGGTAAAGAAGACCAAATATATGATAGGattgattcgaattgagttagtttagattcaaattcatgtttggattaaataaactaaactcgatttgaaattatagtttgataatttaactttaaatttgaagGGTTATTAAcagtttttattgatttttttttttttttggatggcTCACCATTTTCCTTAACTTTGTTTAATGTTCCACCATTCAAACCAATTTATcattctaaatttgaattaagtttaaattaaccCTTATTTAAGTTGGGTTTAATTCAACTATAAAATTGCAAGAAACTTATAATAAAGCTACCACAAGAATTGAAATGACAtacttaaaatgttattttttcgcCAAATTGAGACTGATACATATGTACTTcacgttatttaataaatttcaatattggGGATATTCTTAATCTTTTCCCAATGATCCCCCGTCTCTTTTTCGCATTTTGGTTTCAGCAATGGACATTCATTGATGATCAGATAAGCAAGAGAACTGGGTAAGGTCCCTTCTGACATAGCTTGGAGGCTAAAGCAGCTGTTGATCTCCAGGGTTCTAAGAGAAGTGAGGAGCTGCAGCCCCCTCAGGTCCAAGATTTCGAGCTCCGGAAACTTGATCGCTTGAAGAGACATAAGTGAGGGGGGCAGTAGCCCCTCCTCAGGAAACGACTTCACATCACATGCATCTGTAATTGTCAAAGACTTCAGGTTTGGGGGCAAACTGTTATTTTGAAAAGATTTCAGGTTTGGGCAACCAGAGAGAGTCAGGGTTTCAAGAGAAGTCAGCAGCATGTTCATCTTTTCTGGCAATAATTCAAGGCTCCGGCAATTCAAGACAGAAAAAGATTTCAGGTTAGGAGCAAGCAACCCAATTCCTGTGAAGTATTTCAGCTTGGAACAATCACTAACGTCCAAGTCCCTTAGAAATTGTAGCTCCTGTTGGTCATCTGAAACTTCTATGTACTTCAGTTGGCTACATTTGTGGATTTGAAGATAAGCAATCTTGTTGAAGAAGTGTAATGGGAAACTCTCCAGAGCATCACAGCCTATGATGTGAAGTGTCTGAAGCTCCCTGTAATCTCTTGAATCATCAATGAAATCTAAAATCTTACAATCTTCAATGTGTAGCAATGTCAAAGAAGGAAGGTGACTAGGAAGATTCCCGGAAAGATTTTGACAATTCTGTATGTGAAGTTCTTTGAGGGAAGGAAATTCTCCACCTTCAACAGGAAAAGGTGACCATTGCTTCCAATTTGGCATGTCCTGGAAATGCAAAACTTCAAGAGATTTGAAAGGCCTGACAGAAGTATTGGTACCATTACTGTAAAATTCAGTATCAATTCTTGCTAAACTCTCCATTTTAGCAATTTGAAGTTTCTTGAGAGATGGTAGCGGTCCTAGTGAAGGCAAAGAAGAACAATTTTTGCAACCGGTAAGACGTAGAAACACCACATTGGCTAATATTGATGAACTTTCCAACCAATGTGGGAACTTCATACTTCCATATTTCTCAATTGTGAGTTTCTCTATGTTTTCATGTGGCTGCAGCTTTTCCAAAATATCAGCTTGTCCCAACGCGGAGCTCCAGCTGAAAACCAACTCTTTAATATTCTTCTTATCCTTCAATTTGGCAGCCTCAGCCTCAGCACCTTGGCTCACATTCTGCAGCTCCAAAATGGAAATTTTACCCTGAAGATGTTGCAGGACCCCCAATTCATGGATGCTTGATCCATTGCTCACAACAAAAGTTGGAAGTGTATGAAGATTCTTCAGTTCGCCTAAGTCAGGTGGCATCTCTTTCAACCTGGTGCCACTCACATCAAAATGAGCTAATTTTCTCAGGTTCCGGATGTTTTCTGGCAACTCAATAAGGTTGAAACAATTTGACAACAACAATGTCTGTaagttataaagaaaacaagttGACTGAggcaattcttttatttttgtgcgAGAAAGGTCCAAGTAACGTAAATGTTTTAATCTGTGAAAAGTATCAGGCAATTCACTGATCTCATAATGGCACAGAGACAACACCCGCAAGCACTTCATTGTCAGCAGAAAATCTTCAATCACCACCTTGTTTAAGGAAAGGGCTCCTCCAGGATTTGATGAAAAACTCAACGGCAGGAAGGTCCGCAAGAACTTCAACTCATGCAAGGTCTCAAATTTCTGAATGGTATCTATCTGGTCCATTACATACGAGAAATGGCGAACCCTCTCTGAAACAATTGGCCTTCCTCCATCATTGTTGAAGCAAAATTCACCAGAAGCAAATTGAGCTAATTCACTGATAAGGTCATGCATCATGAAGCGTGATTTATTGTCACCCAATTGCTGGAATAAAGACCTTGATAGCAGTTCATCGAAGTACTCACGACCCacttcttccatttttttctcACTTGTTGGCTGCTGCAAGAATCCTTCTGCCATCCATAAAAGAACTAGCTTTTCCTTTTCGAATGCATAGCCTTTGGGAAAGATTGAGCAGTATGCAAAGCATTGTTTCAAATTCGGAGGGAGATAGTAGTAGCTCAACATCAAAGAAGGAAGTATATAGCTCTCATCAATGGAAAGATCCCATATGTTGCTCTTTAAGATCTTATTCCACTCATTGGTTTCATCTCCTTTAGAGCACAATAAACTCCCCATTGTTTTTGCAGCTAAAGGTAGACCTTTGCACTTCTTAGCTATCTGTCGACCGATCTCCCTTAGGTTTTGTTGTGGGCCGATATTTGCACTTCTTCTAAatgcaaaattttcaaacaccaACAAGCAATCTTCATCAGATAATGGCTGAAGAGGATGAACAAGAACTGAGTGCATAACCGACGCAACGTTCCTGTTTCGAGTTGTAACAATAATTCGACTCCTGACATCTCCATCTCCAAAGGGTTTCTTCAGGACATCCCAATTCATGAAATTTTCATTCCACACATCGTCTAATATGAGCAAAAATCTCTTTCCTGCCAGTTTCTCCTTCAACTTTACTTGTAGTACATTTAGATCAGTGATCTTGCATTGCGAACTATAGGTTACTGGCTCCAGGATTGTCTCTGTTATCTTAAACACATCAAAGTTCTCAGAAACATGAACCCATACTCTTGTGGAAAAATGCTCCTGTACTTCAGGGTCGTTGTACAGAATTTGAGCAAACGTTGTCTTGCCAACTCCACCTACTCCAACTATCGTTATTACTGGAATTTCCCGTCCTTTCAGATCAGTACAATCTAATAGCAGAAGTTTCTTAATCTTCAGTTTATCATTATCTCTACCGAACACTTTAGATTCATCTACCAAAGATGTGGATGGCCATCTTGGAAATGAATTTGCACTAGGGCTACTTTCTTTCAGACCAAGATCATCTTTGGTATTTGCTATATGTTCCAGCCTCGAAATTATGCTTTTAAGCCTGGGAATGTTACAGGAATTTCTGATTTCGACACGTTTGTTGATTCCTCGAGATTCGTCTTCCATTTTACGTTGCAAATTATTGGTAAAAATCTCATCAAGAAAATCCTCAGCATGGTAGACAGCATCTTTAAGTTCATTAAC contains:
- the LOC123214379 gene encoding putative disease resistance RPP13-like protein 1, with protein sequence MVLTETVIGALLSASIQVLFDRLASRQLLDFFRSKECDETLLHRLEIILLSVHAVLCDAEEKQITNSIVKRWVNELKDAVYHAEDFLDEIFTNNLQRKMEDESRGINKRVEIRNSCNIPRLKSIISRLEHIANTKDDLGLKESSPSANSFPRWPSTSLVDESKVFGRDNDKLKIKKLLLLDCTDLKGREIPVITIVGVGGVGKTTFAQILYNDPEVQEHFSTRVWVHVSENFDVFKITETILEPVTYSSQCKITDLNVLQVKLKEKLAGKRFLLILDDVWNENFMNWDVLKKPFGDGDVRSRIIVTTRNRNVASVMHSVLVHPLQPLSDEDCLLVFENFAFRRSANIGPQQNLREIGRQIAKKCKGLPLAAKTMGSLLCSKGDETNEWNKILKSNIWDLSIDESYILPSLMLSYYYLPPNLKQCFAYCSIFPKGYAFEKEKLVLLWMAEGFLQQPTSEKKMEEVGREYFDELLSRSLFQQLGDNKSRFMMHDLISELAQFASGEFCFNNDGGRPIVSERVRHFSYVMDQIDTIQKFETLHELKFLRTFLPLSFSSNPGGALSLNKVVIEDFLLTMKCLRVLSLCHYEISELPDTFHRLKHLRYLDLSRTKIKELPQSTCFLYNLQTLLLSNCFNLIELPENIRNLRKLAHFDVSGTRLKEMPPDLGELKNLHTLPTFVVSNGSSIHELGVLQHLQGKISILELQNVSQGAEAEAAKLKDKKNIKELVFSWSSALGQADILEKLQPHENIEKLTIEKYGSMKFPHWLESSSILANVVFLRLTGCKNCSSLPSLGPLPSLKKLQIAKMESLARIDTEFYSNGTNTSVRPFKSLEVLHFQDMPNWKQWSPFPVEGGEFPSLKELHIQNCQNLSGNLPSHLPSLTLLHIEDCKILDFIDDSRDYRELQTLHIIGCDALESFPLHFFNKIAYLQIHKCSQLKYIEVSDDQQELQFLRDLDVSDCSKLKYFTGIGLLAPNLKSFSVLNCRSLELLPEKMNMLLTSLETLTLSGCPNLKSFQNNSLPPNLKSLTITDACDVKSFPEEGLLPPSLMSLQAIKFPELEILDLRGLQLLTSLRTLEINSCFSLQAMSEGTLPSSLAYLIINECPLLKPKCEKETGDHWEKIKNIPNIEIY